The proteins below are encoded in one region of Polynucleobacter sp. AP-Elch-400A-B2:
- the rpsP gene encoding 30S ribosomal protein S16, with protein MVVIRLARGGSKKRPFYSIVATDKRNRRDSNFIERIGYFNPQAAATEQAMRIAQDRLTYWTGVGAQISPTVVRLIKNNPAV; from the coding sequence ATGGTCGTCATTCGACTGGCACGCGGCGGTTCAAAGAAGCGCCCTTTTTATAGCATCGTAGCTACAGACAAGCGCAATCGTCGCGACTCGAACTTTATCGAGCGTATTGGTTACTTCAATCCACAGGCAGCAGCGACAGAGCAAGCAATGCGCATTGCCCAAGATCGTTTGACCTATTGGACTGGTGTTGGCGCGCAGATCTCTCCAACTGTAGTTCGTTTGATCAAAAACAATCCTGCGGTTTAA
- a CDS encoding histone deacetylase family protein, with amino-acid sequence MTTGYITHPDFLKHEMGSHHPECPERIQAINDQLIRSGIDRFLHHLDAPLATEEQLELVHSPDHVAFVKERSPASGYFMLDGDTIMNPHTWSAALRAAGAAIAGVDAVMKGEVENVFCAVRPPGHHAEPTRSMGFCVFDNVAVAARYAMETYGIERVAIIDFDVHHGNGTEAAFFNDPNVLMCSFFQHPFYPYSGLDRASNMVNVPLPASTHGDVVRSIVEEQWLPRLRDFEPELIIISAGFDAHREDDLGQMGLVEDDYAWITKQLKGVASQYAQGRIVSCLEGGYNLSALGRSVVAHVKALADI; translated from the coding sequence ATGACAACAGGATACATAACTCACCCCGATTTTCTGAAACATGAGATGGGTAGCCATCATCCTGAGTGCCCGGAGCGTATTCAGGCAATCAATGATCAATTAATTCGAAGTGGCATTGATCGCTTTCTACACCACCTCGATGCTCCTTTGGCAACTGAAGAGCAGCTAGAGTTGGTTCATAGCCCAGATCATGTTGCCTTCGTTAAAGAGCGCTCACCAGCGAGCGGTTACTTTATGCTCGATGGTGACACCATTATGAACCCCCATACTTGGAGTGCTGCGCTACGTGCGGCCGGTGCTGCTATTGCGGGTGTTGATGCGGTAATGAAGGGTGAAGTTGAAAACGTGTTTTGCGCAGTTCGCCCTCCAGGGCACCATGCAGAGCCAACCCGCTCAATGGGATTTTGTGTTTTTGATAACGTTGCCGTAGCAGCGCGATATGCGATGGAGACATACGGTATCGAGCGCGTGGCCATCATTGATTTCGATGTTCACCACGGCAACGGTACTGAAGCAGCATTTTTTAATGACCCTAATGTGCTCATGTGCAGTTTCTTTCAGCATCCGTTTTATCCATACAGCGGCTTAGATAGAGCAAGTAATATGGTGAATGTTCCGCTTCCAGCATCTACGCATGGTGATGTGGTGCGCTCCATAGTGGAAGAACAATGGTTACCACGCCTAAGAGATTTTGAGCCTGAGCTCATCATCATTTCTGCGGGATTTGATGCTCACCGTGAAGATGATTTGGGTCAGATGGGTTTGGTAGAAGATGACTACGCCTGGATTACCAAGCAGTTAAAAGGCGTTGCAAGCCAATACGCTCAGGGTCGTATCGTCAGCTGCCTAGAGGGTGGTTACAACCTGTCTGCTTTGGGTCGTAGTGTGGTGGCGCATGTCAAAGCTCTTGCTGATATTTAA
- a CDS encoding acyl-CoA dehydrogenase, whose protein sequence is MPYVAPVKDMLFVMNELAGLSEVVSYPSYAEAGADVDLAPAILEESAKFNQDVVAPLNWPSDQHPSSLKDGVVTTSPGFKAAFEQFAAAGWQGVVHPAEFGGQGLPKLIATACFEMLHTASLSFALCPMLTDGAIEALLTAASPELQERYIPKMISGEWTGSMCLTEPQAGSDLSMVRSRAVPESDGTYKVFATKIYITYGEHDMAKNIVHLVLARTPDAPEGVKGISLFVVPKLLVNTDGSLGERNDVHCVSIEHKLGIKASPTAVLQFGDHGGATGYLVGEENRGLEYMFVMMNAARFAVGMQGIAVAERAYQKAVQYAKDRVQSRDLEGSPGPVAIIHQPDVKRMLMTMRGYIEASRALAYYAAAAYDAQHASPDEVARKENQAVYEFLVPIVKGFSTEMSIEVASLGVQVHGGMGFIEETGAAQHYRDARILTIYEGTTAIQANDLIGRKTVRDGGVTAKLFSERIQQTEKDLASSGTADAKAVLKQLTSAREAFEVSVAYIVANAKTDIKAVYAGSFAYLRLCGLVLGAWQMARALLAAQELRAGDPNFYGAKIATARFFAENLLPQSQALATSILESGQSTNALTAEQF, encoded by the coding sequence ATGCCGTATGTAGCTCCAGTAAAAGACATGCTGTTCGTGATGAACGAACTAGCAGGGCTATCTGAAGTTGTTTCCTATCCCTCTTATGCTGAGGCTGGCGCTGATGTAGATTTAGCCCCGGCGATTTTGGAAGAATCTGCCAAATTTAATCAAGATGTTGTAGCGCCTCTCAATTGGCCTAGTGATCAACATCCTAGCTCATTGAAGGATGGTGTCGTCACCACTTCTCCTGGCTTTAAAGCAGCCTTTGAGCAATTTGCTGCAGCAGGTTGGCAAGGTGTCGTGCACCCTGCAGAGTTTGGTGGTCAAGGTTTGCCAAAACTGATTGCCACGGCGTGCTTTGAGATGCTGCACACTGCAAGTCTTTCATTTGCTTTATGCCCCATGCTGACCGATGGTGCGATTGAAGCCTTGTTAACTGCAGCAAGCCCCGAGCTACAAGAGCGCTATATCCCTAAGATGATCTCGGGAGAATGGACTGGATCCATGTGCCTCACTGAACCTCAAGCTGGTTCCGATCTATCGATGGTCCGTTCGCGCGCCGTCCCTGAATCTGATGGCACATACAAAGTCTTTGCTACCAAGATCTACATCACCTATGGTGAGCACGACATGGCAAAAAATATTGTCCATCTCGTACTAGCCAGAACACCAGATGCACCAGAGGGCGTGAAGGGTATTTCTTTATTTGTGGTGCCCAAGCTCTTGGTAAATACAGACGGCTCACTTGGTGAGCGTAATGATGTGCACTGTGTCTCGATTGAGCACAAGCTGGGTATTAAGGCCAGCCCAACTGCAGTCTTGCAGTTTGGCGATCATGGTGGCGCAACTGGCTACTTAGTTGGTGAAGAAAATCGTGGCCTGGAATATATGTTCGTCATGATGAACGCGGCCCGCTTTGCAGTGGGTATGCAGGGTATTGCCGTTGCAGAGCGCGCCTATCAAAAAGCGGTGCAGTATGCCAAAGACCGTGTTCAGAGTCGTGATCTAGAGGGCTCTCCAGGTCCCGTAGCCATCATTCATCAGCCAGACGTGAAGCGGATGTTGATGACCATGCGTGGCTACATTGAGGCATCTAGAGCCTTAGCGTATTACGCGGCAGCTGCTTATGATGCACAGCATGCCTCGCCTGATGAGGTCGCTCGCAAGGAGAATCAAGCGGTATATGAATTTCTGGTGCCGATTGTGAAAGGTTTCTCAACTGAGATGTCGATTGAGGTTGCAAGCTTGGGTGTTCAGGTGCACGGTGGTATGGGCTTTATCGAAGAGACGGGCGCAGCACAACACTATCGTGATGCTCGTATCCTGACCATTTATGAAGGCACCACAGCGATTCAGGCAAATGATTTGATTGGCAGAAAGACAGTGCGTGATGGTGGAGTAACTGCGAAACTGTTCTCGGAAAGAATCCAGCAAACTGAAAAAGATTTAGCAAGTAGTGGCACTGCAGATGCAAAAGCGGTATTGAAGCAGCTCACCTCCGCGCGTGAAGCGTTCGAAGTTTCAGTAGCTTACATTGTGGCTAATGCAAAAACAGATATCAAAGCAGTGTATGCGGGTAGTTTTGCTTATTTGCGTTTATGTGGCTTGGTGTTAGGAGCGTGGCAAATGGCACGTGCTTTACTAGCCGCACAAGAGTTGCGTGCAGGAGATCCGAATTTCTATGGCGCCAAGATTGCAACTGCACGCTTCTTTGCAGAAAATCTATTGCCACAATCTCAAGCTCTTGCAACTTCGATATTAGAGAGTGGCCAATCTACTAATGCGCTGACAGCGGAGCAGTTTTAA
- the rimM gene encoding ribosome maturation factor RimM (Essential for efficient processing of 16S rRNA): MNTPSLNDLIELGAVQDAQGLQGQIKVRPHSSDPVALLSSKELWLSLIPRRSAGVTTSHEQASLTLYQVKQSKMHSGTVVITLDGISDRDQAEALKGARILVTREVFPKTDSDSYYWVDLIGCKAINLQGESLGEVLDVNDNGAHGIIALGDAKTKTVKQLVPFVKEAVQNVDLPNRLITLDWQSDW, translated from the coding sequence ATGAATACACCTTCCCTAAATGATTTGATTGAGCTCGGTGCAGTCCAAGACGCTCAAGGCTTACAGGGTCAGATTAAGGTTCGCCCTCATTCTTCCGATCCAGTAGCCCTCTTATCTAGCAAAGAATTGTGGTTATCTCTCATTCCTCGTCGGAGTGCGGGTGTTACTACATCTCACGAGCAGGCTTCGTTGACTTTGTATCAGGTGAAGCAATCCAAAATGCATAGCGGTACGGTAGTGATTACTTTGGATGGTATTTCTGACCGCGATCAGGCGGAGGCCTTAAAAGGTGCTCGCATCTTAGTTACGCGTGAGGTATTTCCCAAGACAGATAGCGATAGTTATTACTGGGTTGATCTGATCGGCTGTAAAGCAATCAATCTGCAGGGCGAGAGTCTGGGTGAGGTGCTTGATGTCAACGATAACGGCGCTCATGGAATCATTGCTCTTGGCGATGCGAAAACTAAAACGGTAAAACAGTTAGTGCCTTTTGTAAAAGAAGCAGTGCAAAATGTTGACTTGCCCAATAGGTTGATTACCCTAGACTGGCAATCCGACTGGTAA
- the cysM gene encoding cysteine synthase CysM: protein MNTPSYLTISQTVGNTPLVRLLRIPGAENDSKNNLILGKLEGNNPAGSVKDRPALSMILRAQERGEIKPGDTLIEATSGNTGIALAMTAAMLGYKMVLVMPENQSIERRQSMAAYGAELILTAASGGMEFARDYASQLQKEGRGRLLDQFANPDNPRAHIETTGPEIWRDTHGQVTHFVSSMGTTGTITGVSTYLKTMNPNIQIIGAQPEEGSQIPGIRKWAPEYLPKIYQGDRVDRIEYVSQADAEEMARRLAAQEGIFCGISAGGALVVALRIARQVENATIVFIVCDRGDRYLSTGVFPA from the coding sequence ATGAACACACCCTCTTACTTAACTATTTCACAGACCGTGGGTAATACACCCCTGGTTCGTTTGCTACGCATTCCGGGCGCTGAAAACGATTCCAAAAATAATCTGATCTTAGGAAAGTTGGAGGGCAATAATCCAGCGGGGTCGGTTAAAGACCGACCTGCGCTGTCGATGATCCTGCGCGCACAAGAGCGTGGCGAAATTAAACCTGGCGATACCCTGATTGAGGCTACCAGCGGTAATACTGGCATTGCTTTGGCAATGACTGCTGCAATGTTGGGCTATAAGATGGTCTTGGTAATGCCGGAAAACCAAAGTATTGAACGCCGTCAAAGTATGGCTGCCTATGGAGCGGAACTCATTCTGACAGCAGCTTCTGGTGGCATGGAATTTGCGCGTGACTATGCATCACAATTGCAGAAGGAAGGTCGTGGCAGATTATTGGATCAATTTGCAAATCCAGATAATCCACGGGCTCACATCGAGACGACTGGTCCAGAGATATGGCGCGATACCCATGGTCAGGTGACACACTTTGTCTCATCGATGGGCACTACTGGAACCATTACAGGAGTTTCCACTTATTTAAAAACCATGAATCCCAATATCCAGATTATTGGCGCGCAACCAGAAGAAGGTTCGCAGATTCCAGGTATTCGTAAATGGGCTCCAGAGTATTTGCCTAAAATTTACCAAGGCGATAGGGTTGATCGCATAGAGTATGTAAGCCAAGCAGATGCCGAAGAAATGGCGCGTCGCCTTGCGGCCCAAGAGGGTATCTTCTGCGGGATTTCAGCTGGTGGTGCTTTAGTAGTTGCCTTGCGAATTGCTCGCCAGGTAGAAAACGCCACGATTGTCTTTATCGTTTGCGACCGTGGTGATCGTTATCTATCCACTGGAGTTTTTCCAGCGTAA
- a CDS encoding electron transfer flavoprotein subunit alpha/FixB family protein gives MAALVIAEHDNQSLKAATLNAVAAALQCSPEVDVLVAGSGTDAAASAAAQIAGVRQVIQVDAASLADQLAEPLAAQILSIASGYSHILAPATANGKNVLPRVAAKLDVAQLSDVTKVVSSDTFERPIYAGNAIATVQSADPVKVITVRTTGFDPVAASGGSAVVEKQAATEVSGGSTFVGRELTKSDRPELTAAKIIVSGGRGLGSGEKYQEIIAPLADKLGAALGASRAAVDAGYVPNDYQVGQTGKIVAPQLYVAVGISGAIQHLAGMKDSKVIVAINKDPEAPIFSVADYGLVADLNIAVPELTNLLA, from the coding sequence ATGGCCGCACTCGTTATTGCTGAACACGACAATCAATCTTTGAAGGCAGCTACGCTCAATGCAGTAGCTGCAGCTCTCCAATGCTCTCCTGAGGTGGATGTATTAGTGGCTGGTAGCGGTACTGATGCTGCCGCTTCTGCCGCCGCTCAAATCGCTGGAGTGCGTCAAGTGATTCAAGTAGATGCTGCATCTTTAGCCGATCAACTCGCTGAACCCTTAGCCGCACAGATTCTCTCCATTGCCAGTGGTTACAGTCACATCCTGGCTCCAGCAACTGCTAACGGTAAGAATGTCTTACCACGCGTTGCCGCGAAGTTAGATGTAGCTCAGTTATCCGATGTCACTAAGGTTGTTTCATCCGATACCTTTGAGCGTCCAATTTATGCGGGTAATGCGATTGCTACCGTGCAATCTGCCGACCCAGTTAAAGTCATTACCGTTCGCACTACTGGTTTTGATCCCGTTGCTGCAAGTGGTGGATCAGCTGTAGTAGAAAAGCAAGCTGCTACTGAAGTTTCTGGTGGATCGACTTTTGTAGGCCGCGAACTCACAAAGTCAGACCGTCCCGAACTTACTGCCGCCAAAATCATTGTGTCTGGTGGTCGTGGCTTAGGTTCTGGTGAGAAGTATCAAGAAATTATTGCGCCCTTAGCCGACAAGCTTGGTGCAGCACTAGGCGCATCTCGCGCTGCAGTCGATGCAGGTTATGTTCCAAACGACTATCAGGTAGGTCAGACAGGTAAGATCGTGGCTCCGCAGTTGTATGTTGCCGTTGGTATCTCTGGTGCTATTCAGCACTTAGCAGGCATGAAGGACTCTAAGGTAATCGTAGCGATTAATAAAGACCCTGAGGCACCCATTTTTAGTGTTGCTGATTATGGTTTAGTTGCAGACCTTAATATCGCTGTCCCTGAATTAACTAACTTACTTGCTTAA
- a CDS encoding electron transfer flavoprotein subunit beta/FixA family protein, giving the protein MKILVAVKRVVDYNVKIRVKSDNSGVDLANVKMSMNPFDEIAVEEAVRLKEAGVAAEIVVVSAGSTQCQETLRTALAIGADRAILVETDTELQPLAVAKILKALSEKEQAQIIILGKQAIDDDSNQTGQMLASLMDIPQATFASKVVVADGKANVTREVDGGLETIAITLPAVITTDLRLNEPRYVTLPNIMKAKKKTLEIVKPEELGVDIAPRLKTLKVEEPPKRSAGVMVADVAALVDKLKNEAKVI; this is encoded by the coding sequence ATGAAAATCTTAGTGGCGGTAAAGCGGGTTGTTGATTACAACGTTAAAATTCGGGTGAAATCAGATAACTCCGGTGTTGATCTGGCAAACGTCAAAATGAGTATGAATCCATTTGATGAGATCGCGGTAGAAGAAGCGGTTCGCTTAAAAGAGGCTGGCGTTGCTGCTGAGATAGTAGTCGTTTCTGCTGGCTCCACTCAATGCCAAGAAACACTGCGTACTGCACTAGCGATTGGCGCAGATCGTGCCATCTTGGTAGAGACCGATACTGAATTACAGCCTTTAGCCGTTGCAAAAATTCTCAAGGCGCTTTCTGAAAAAGAGCAGGCTCAGATCATTATCTTGGGTAAGCAGGCGATTGATGACGATAGCAATCAAACAGGTCAGATGTTAGCTAGCTTGATGGATATCCCACAGGCAACTTTTGCTTCTAAAGTAGTAGTTGCTGACGGTAAAGCGAATGTGACTCGTGAGGTAGATGGTGGCTTGGAAACTATTGCGATTACTCTGCCCGCAGTCATTACTACTGACTTGCGTTTGAATGAGCCACGTTATGTGACTTTGCCAAACATTATGAAAGCTAAAAAGAAGACTTTAGAAATCGTGAAGCCTGAAGAGCTTGGCGTTGATATTGCCCCACGTCTCAAAACCCTCAAAGTAGAAGAGCCGCCAAAGCGCTCTGCTGGCGTAATGGTGGCTGATGTGGCAGCTTTGGTAGATAAACTTAAAAATGAAGCGAAGGTGATTTAA
- a CDS encoding lytic transglycosylase domain-containing protein: MNFRFSYLASTLLVALLLSACSSTHVQQVSPTETIVNQSEDDATEARFSQNLNQLIAQIAQTQGIPQASLESGFSDAKTIPSIRKLVLPPSGNFKKNWVAYRKRFIEPVRLKAGKAFWEQNQAFLSKVEQESGVPAEVIVSIIGIETIYGRQTGNFRVKDVLSTLAFSYPDTPNKESREQLFKDQLQELILMCWTEGGGSLPANNSNQGLSPSRFNSCLNQNSSYAGAIGLPQFMPGSIRNFAVDGDGDGRIDLKQSPKDAIASVGNFMKKHGWQPGMPIYFPVQEAAISEARVLADGEPQLKYTIQELITKGILINEQGDLQSGGVEPQSKALIVDLSYPDKDDNDQVRYVVGLNNFLTIVQYNRSYFYAQSIAEFAEALGYKNQSVVPASISKAKSETKASESAKSKPKKTANKKKPRQT, translated from the coding sequence ATGAATTTTCGCTTCTCCTATCTTGCTTCAACACTATTAGTAGCGCTATTACTTAGCGCCTGCTCCAGCACACATGTTCAGCAAGTTAGCCCTACAGAGACTATCGTAAACCAGTCTGAGGATGATGCGACAGAAGCCCGTTTTAGCCAAAACCTCAACCAATTAATCGCTCAAATTGCTCAAACCCAGGGAATCCCTCAGGCAAGCCTTGAATCAGGCTTCTCAGATGCTAAAACAATTCCGTCCATACGCAAATTGGTATTACCCCCGTCGGGCAACTTCAAAAAGAATTGGGTGGCCTATCGCAAGCGCTTTATTGAGCCAGTTCGCTTGAAGGCTGGCAAGGCTTTTTGGGAGCAAAACCAAGCATTCCTCAGTAAAGTTGAACAAGAATCTGGAGTTCCAGCTGAAGTCATTGTCTCCATTATTGGTATTGAAACGATCTATGGCCGTCAAACTGGCAATTTTCGAGTGAAGGACGTGCTTTCTACCTTGGCCTTCAGCTATCCCGACACCCCTAATAAAGAGAGTAGAGAGCAACTGTTTAAAGATCAGCTTCAAGAACTCATCCTCATGTGCTGGACTGAGGGCGGTGGCAGCTTGCCGGCAAATAATAGTAATCAAGGCTTGAGTCCATCTCGCTTTAATAGCTGCCTCAATCAAAATAGCTCTTATGCAGGTGCTATTGGCTTACCGCAATTTATGCCTGGCAGCATCCGTAACTTTGCGGTGGATGGCGATGGCGATGGTCGTATTGACCTTAAGCAAAGTCCTAAAGATGCTATCGCTAGTGTGGGCAATTTTATGAAAAAACATGGCTGGCAGCCTGGTATGCCGATTTACTTCCCGGTACAGGAAGCGGCGATCAGCGAAGCAAGAGTCCTAGCTGATGGTGAGCCTCAACTCAAATACACTATTCAAGAACTCATTACAAAAGGCATCCTCATCAATGAGCAAGGCGACCTTCAGTCTGGTGGCGTTGAGCCACAAAGTAAGGCTCTCATTGTTGATCTTTCTTACCCCGATAAAGATGACAACGATCAGGTGCGCTATGTTGTTGGCTTAAACAACTTCCTGACGATTGTGCAATATAACCGCAGTTACTTTTACGCGCAAAGTATTGCAGAGTTTGCAGAAGCTCTGGGCTACAAGAACCAAAGCGTAGTGCCGGCAAGTATATCTAAAGCAAAGTCTGAGACAAAGGCGAGCGAATCAGCAAAATCCAAGCCAAAGAAAACTGCCAATAAGAAAAAACCAAGGCAGACTTAA
- a CDS encoding acyl-CoA synthetase: MANIFEQGLERNPANYTPITPLLFLERSAQVYPDRLAVIHGKLRQTWGQTYERCRRLASALQKYGIGLGDTVAVMLPNTPPMVEAHFAIPMSGAVLNALNTRLDPESIAFMLNHGEAKVVIVDPEFSGVMKKALEIAKKESGREFLVIDVEEKEFDVPGEKLGKLTYEKFLSEGDPQFAWQVPADEWQAICLNYTSGTTGNPKGVVYHHRGAAINAISNILDWDISKHPTYLWTLPMFHCNGWCFPWTVAARAGINVCLRRVDAQHIFAAIKDHGVTHYCAAPIVHNLLVNAPDELKVGVPVGVKGLIAGAAPPASIIEGMEKLGFDLTHVYGLTETYGPAAVCVKQDEWNDLDIGERARLNARQGVRYHLQQAIAVLNPETLEPVPADGETMGEIMFKGNIAMKGYLKNEKASKEAFEGGWFHSGDLAVMNPDGYVKMKDRSKDIIISGGENISSVEVEDVLYRHPAVMAAAVVAKPDPKWGETPCAFLEIKPGMEVTPADIIAHCKQHLAGFKVPKAIVFCELPKTSTGKIQKFELRKQAGSASAIDV, from the coding sequence ATGGCTAATATTTTTGAGCAGGGCTTAGAGCGTAATCCCGCAAACTACACTCCGATTACCCCCTTATTGTTTTTGGAGAGATCCGCCCAAGTCTACCCAGATCGCTTGGCGGTGATTCATGGTAAGCTCCGTCAGACTTGGGGTCAGACTTATGAGCGCTGTCGTCGCTTAGCAAGTGCCCTACAAAAATACGGCATTGGCCTGGGTGATACGGTTGCCGTGATGTTGCCCAATACACCGCCCATGGTTGAGGCACATTTTGCAATTCCAATGTCGGGTGCGGTATTGAATGCTTTAAATACCCGCCTTGATCCTGAATCAATTGCTTTTATGCTCAATCATGGTGAAGCAAAAGTCGTAATCGTAGATCCCGAATTTTCGGGAGTGATGAAAAAAGCCCTTGAGATTGCCAAGAAAGAAAGCGGTCGTGAGTTTCTGGTGATTGATGTCGAGGAAAAAGAGTTTGATGTCCCTGGTGAAAAGCTTGGCAAACTCACTTATGAAAAGTTCTTATCTGAAGGCGATCCTCAGTTCGCCTGGCAAGTCCCTGCAGATGAATGGCAAGCCATTTGCCTAAACTACACCTCAGGCACTACTGGTAATCCAAAGGGGGTGGTGTATCACCATCGCGGTGCAGCGATCAATGCGATCTCGAATATTTTGGACTGGGATATCAGTAAGCATCCCACCTATCTCTGGACGCTCCCGATGTTCCATTGCAATGGCTGGTGTTTTCCGTGGACGGTAGCGGCACGCGCTGGCATTAATGTATGTCTACGTCGAGTAGATGCGCAGCATATCTTTGCCGCCATTAAAGATCACGGCGTCACCCATTACTGCGCCGCACCCATTGTGCATAACCTATTAGTTAATGCTCCTGACGAATTAAAAGTAGGGGTGCCGGTAGGCGTAAAAGGCTTGATCGCAGGCGCTGCACCTCCCGCATCCATCATTGAAGGAATGGAAAAGCTAGGGTTTGATTTAACGCATGTCTATGGATTAACGGAGACCTACGGACCAGCAGCGGTATGTGTTAAGCAAGATGAATGGAATGACCTTGATATTGGTGAGAGGGCTCGCCTCAATGCGAGACAAGGCGTTCGATATCACCTACAGCAGGCGATTGCTGTGCTTAACCCCGAAACTCTCGAGCCCGTTCCTGCTGATGGCGAAACGATGGGCGAGATTATGTTTAAGGGCAATATTGCCATGAAGGGCTACCTTAAAAATGAGAAGGCAAGTAAAGAGGCTTTTGAGGGTGGTTGGTTTCATTCGGGTGATTTGGCAGTGATGAACCCCGATGGCTATGTGAAGATGAAGGATCGTAGCAAAGACATCATCATCTCTGGTGGCGAAAATATTTCTTCCGTGGAGGTTGAAGATGTTCTGTATCGCCACCCAGCTGTTATGGCTGCTGCAGTAGTTGCCAAGCCAGACCCTAAGTGGGGAGAAACGCCTTGCGCCTTCTTGGAAATTAAGCCTGGAATGGAGGTTACACCCGCTGACATCATTGCCCATTGCAAGCAGCATCTAGCTGGCTTTAAGGTGCCCAAAGCCATTGTGTTTTGTGAGTTACCCAAGACCTCTACTGGCAAGATTCAGAAGTTTGAACTTCGCAAGCAGGCGGGCTCGGCTTCAGCAATCGACGTCTAG
- a CDS encoding META domain-containing protein, which translates to MKIATFRPSKGPLKRFFLTLSCLGLGLLTACANVIPPCNAKTSPPSSEFRNTKWELVRWNLAPNSKGEVRTRQIPQGDNSNPIQIIFDANGERISGSTGCNRFTARISEDARGFTLDQIASTKMACTPQRMELENDFLYELNDYRSIIRNGDQLLIIGADREVLSFMQKSNSSK; encoded by the coding sequence ATGAAAATAGCCACTTTTAGACCATCCAAAGGCCCCTTAAAGCGCTTTTTTCTCACGCTTTCTTGTCTCGGCCTAGGTCTTTTGACGGCCTGCGCCAATGTCATTCCACCCTGCAATGCCAAAACCAGCCCTCCAAGCAGTGAGTTTCGAAATACTAAATGGGAGCTGGTTCGCTGGAATCTTGCACCTAACAGCAAAGGTGAAGTGCGTACCCGACAAATTCCCCAGGGTGACAACAGCAACCCCATCCAAATCATCTTTGATGCCAACGGTGAGCGGATTAGCGGGTCTACTGGCTGCAATCGCTTTACTGCACGTATTAGTGAAGATGCCAGAGGCTTTACGCTAGACCAAATCGCGAGCACAAAGATGGCTTGCACTCCCCAACGCATGGAATTAGAAAATGATTTTCTCTACGAATTAAATGATTACCGCTCGATTATTCGCAATGGTGATCAACTGCTAATCATAGGTGCAGATCGCGAAGTCCTCAGTTTTATGCAAAAAAGCAATTCATCAAAATAA